The window ACTGAACTTCAAATCCAGTACAAACGATAGTGTGGAAACCTATATAAATTCTGTTTTAGAATCACTAAATAGACAATTCAATAGCGGTACGCCCAGCTCTTTAAATGAATTAACCGATGAAAAATTAGGTCTCGTTAATCAAGAAACGATTTACCGAGATTATTTCTTTTCCACGCCCGTAAACCAAATTGCTTCATCAGATGCTGAAATGTCTTTTCAGTTTACCATTTATGAAACGGACCAACAAAAGATGGGTGCGGCGGTATTAAACCTAGAGAAAGAGATAGGAAGTTCTAAATATTCAAACGATTTAATCGGCGTGGTATCGCTGTCAAAAAACCCAACGGTTCAAAATGATCCTAGTTTAACAGGGGAATCGTTGGACATGTTGACTAATACCTATGGAAACGATAGAATCCAACGCATGTATGGTCAGATCCCTTATTTTAATGAAGACTTCACCTATTTCCAAGACCATATTTCGGGAGTGCTTTTCTTGTTAGGCGCTTCAAATGATGAAAAAGGCATCCTGGCCATGCCTCATTCTCCAGAATTTAAGGTGGACGAAAAAGCCATTAACTATGGAGTTCAGTATTTTTCTTCATTGATGGTGAAACGAATTAACGGTGAAGGCATGTAATGATTTTTATAAGGGTATGGTCATTATTATTTTGAACTATAAGCTACAGCGGCAGGAACTCAGAAACCGCAAGCACGGTGCATACGGGAAGCGTGCAGCTGAAGGCTTATTTTTAAAGGATTATATATGGGTAAATTGAAAGTCACCGACATTCTAAAAGTCACGAACAAAACTGACTTCAATAGCTATTCGGATTATCAAACCTATCCGACTTCAGATATAAGCTGTACTGAATGTGATACTATAACTTCTATAAGTTTGGCTCATTTGAAAAAACATCAATCATCTGAATCTTCTAATTTAAGTAAGAAAGACAGAGTCGCATTTGACCAGTTTATCAATATGAGAGTAGAAGAACACGATAACTCTTTTCTAGATTATTACTGTTCACACTGTTCTAC of the Nonlabens marinus S1-08 genome contains:
- a CDS encoding M20 metallopeptidase family protein encodes the protein MKGTVLFLCVILAAATSCKTNKEFNHLKMAQMSDDLFPELVEIRRGLHQHPELSGQEVRTSQIVATYLRELGMEVHTNKGGHGVVGILNTGKPGKKIAWRADMDAIKSEDAEDHSFQSLNPGVSHNCGHDVHTTIGLGIANVMSQMKEQIDGQVYFIFQPSEEAFTGAQAMMQDGLLDVIQPDEIYALHVFPSQVGTVQTKSNELFAYQQTIVLNFKSSTNDSVETYINSVLESLNRQFNSGTPSSLNELTDEKLGLVNQETIYRDYFFSTPVNQIASSDAEMSFQFTIYETDQQKMGAAVLNLEKEIGSSKYSNDLIGVVSLSKNPTVQNDPSLTGESLDMLTNTYGNDRIQRMYGQIPYFNEDFTYFQDHISGVLFLLGASNDEKGILAMPHSPEFKVDEKAINYGVQYFSSLMVKRINGEGM